A genome region from Variovorax paradoxus includes the following:
- a CDS encoding aspartate carbamoyltransferase, translating into MTSMPQQVLLRDAMRQLNMTRDAFAERIGSRRRALDAWLLPDESNEFRAMPEVARRFVSEIMASDGRRGEYTQSAHGGALRKATAVDGSHHLLSVSQFNRDAIDELFQLADVMQPIARRRKVSRVLEGAVLANLFFEASTRTRVSFGAAFCRLGGSVCDTTGFTFSSMAKGESIYDTSRVISGYVDAIVVRHPEQGSVAEFARATNVPVINGGDGPGEHPSQALLDLYTIQREFSRLGKLVDGAHIAMVGDLKYGRTVHSLIKLLALYKGMKFTLVSPPSLAMPAEIVEAVSRNGHVVETAATPARALAGADIIYATRIQKERFANDEVLEGFDNAFEINRALIESDCKPEVVVMHPLPRDGRPGSHDLSVDLNNDPRLAIFRQTDNGIPVRMAIFATLLGVDKLVSRSMRDAAWTPPSHIGPDDSVFHGAD; encoded by the coding sequence ATGACTTCCATGCCGCAACAGGTGCTCCTCCGCGACGCGATGCGTCAGCTCAACATGACGCGCGACGCTTTCGCCGAGCGCATCGGCAGCCGAAGAAGGGCGCTCGACGCCTGGCTGCTGCCCGACGAATCCAACGAATTCAGGGCCATGCCCGAAGTGGCCCGGCGCTTCGTGAGCGAAATCATGGCGTCCGATGGTCGGCGCGGTGAATATACGCAAAGCGCACATGGAGGCGCTCTGCGCAAGGCCACGGCCGTGGACGGCTCGCACCACCTGCTGTCGGTGAGCCAGTTCAACCGGGACGCGATCGACGAGCTGTTCCAGCTGGCCGACGTCATGCAGCCCATCGCGCGCCGCCGCAAGGTCAGCCGCGTGCTCGAGGGCGCCGTGCTGGCCAACCTGTTCTTCGAGGCCAGCACGCGCACCCGCGTGAGTTTCGGCGCGGCATTCTGCCGACTCGGCGGCTCGGTGTGCGACACCACGGGCTTCACCTTTTCCTCGATGGCCAAGGGCGAGTCGATCTACGACACCAGCCGCGTCATCAGCGGCTATGTCGACGCCATCGTGGTGCGGCATCCGGAGCAGGGCTCGGTGGCCGAGTTCGCGCGCGCCACCAACGTGCCGGTCATCAACGGCGGGGACGGGCCGGGCGAGCACCCGAGCCAGGCGCTGCTCGACCTGTACACCATCCAGCGCGAGTTCTCGCGGCTGGGCAAGCTGGTGGACGGCGCGCACATCGCGATGGTGGGCGACCTGAAATACGGCCGCACGGTGCATTCGCTGATCAAGCTGCTGGCGCTCTACAAAGGCATGAAGTTCACGCTGGTCTCGCCGCCTTCGCTCGCCATGCCGGCGGAGATCGTCGAGGCCGTGAGCCGCAACGGCCACGTGGTCGAGACTGCGGCAACGCCCGCGCGCGCGCTGGCCGGCGCGGACATCATCTATGCCACGCGCATCCAGAAGGAACGCTTTGCGAACGACGAAGTGCTCGAAGGCTTCGACAACGCCTTCGAGATCAACCGCGCGCTGATCGAGTCGGACTGCAAGCCCGAGGTGGTGGTGATGCACCCGCTGCCGCGCGACGGCCGCCCCGGTTCGCACGACCTGAGCGTCGACCTCAACAACGACCCGCGCCTGGCCATCTTCCGCCAGACCGACAACGGCATTCCGGTGCGAATGGCGATCTTCGCCACGCTGCTGGGCGTCGACAAGCTCGTGAGCCGTTCGATGCGCGACGCCGCATGGACGCCGCCCTCGCACATCGGCCCCGACGACAGCGTGTTCCACGGCGCCGACTGA
- a CDS encoding VOC family protein: protein MKVRRIVANIAAPDLARAALFYKDALGLELLMDHGWIQTYGTQAEMTVQLSVASEGGSGTPVPDLSIEVDDVDTAFERLKTAGFAIEYGPVDEPWGVRRFYVRDPFGKLVNILAHA from the coding sequence ATGAAAGTCAGACGCATCGTTGCCAACATCGCCGCTCCCGACCTGGCGCGCGCCGCGCTCTTCTACAAGGACGCGCTCGGGCTCGAACTGCTCATGGACCACGGCTGGATCCAGACCTACGGCACGCAGGCCGAGATGACGGTGCAGCTCAGCGTGGCGTCGGAAGGCGGTTCCGGCACGCCGGTGCCCGATCTGTCCATCGAGGTGGACGACGTCGACACGGCCTTCGAGCGGCTGAAGACCGCGGGCTTCGCCATCGAGTACGGACCGGTCGACGAGCCCTGGGGCGTGCGCCGCTTCTACGTGCGCGATCCGTTCGGCAAGCTGGTCAACATCCTCGCGCACGCCTGA